One stretch of Schizosaccharomyces pombe strain 972h- genome assembly, chromosome: III DNA includes these proteins:
- the hsp3101 gene encoding glyoxylase III Hsp3101, with translation MASEGKVLLVASSYYGPFYPDGMNTGVHFAELLIPYQVFREAGYEVQLTSETGKCKFDDHSIKKSALGEVERDAFDNKDNEFWYALKDIKPADKINYKEFCIMFIAGGHAAMFDLPHATNLQTLAQQIYASNGVLAAVCHGPVMLPFVDDTKSPEGRSVVYGKKVTAFNSTGELVMGVSSALRERNMQDLNSLFREAGAEFVDPPTPMSDFTQVDGRIVTGVNPMSAKSTAEAAIKVSQSLRKT, from the coding sequence ATGGCATCAGAAGGAAAAGTACTTCTCGTGGCAAGCAGTTACTATGGACCATTTTATCCAGATGGAATGAATACTGGAGTTCACTTTGCGGAACTTTTGATTCCCTATCAAGTTTTCAGAGAAGCGGGTTATGAAGTTCAACTAACTTCAGAAACAGGAAAATGTAAATTCGACGACCATTCAATCAAAAAATCTGCCTTGGGTGAAGTGGAGAGGGATGCTTTTGACAACAAGGATAATGAGTTTTGGTATGCGCTGAAGGATATTAAGCCTGCCGATAAAATTAACTACAAAGAGTTCTGTATCATGTTTATTGCAGGAGGTCATGCAGCCATGTTTGATCTACCACATGCCACAAATTTGCAAACGCTTGCTCAACAAATTTATGCAAGCAATGGTGTACTTGCTGCCGTCTGCCACGGTCCAGTTATGCTGCCTTTTGTAGATGACACCAAGTCACCAGAAGGACGTTCCGTCGTATATGGTAAGAAGGTTACCGCCTTCAATAGTACTGGAGAGCTTGTAATGGGTGTATCAAGTGCTTTGAGAGAAAGGAACATGCAAGATCTGAACAGCTTGTTTAGAGAAGCCGGTGCAGAGTTCGTTGACCCGCCTACCCCGATGTCCGATTTCACTCAGGTAGATGGAAGAATTGTAACAGGTGTGAATCCAATGAGTGCTAAATCTACAGCGGAGGCTGCCATAAAAGTTTCACAATCTCTTCGCAAGACATGA
- a CDS encoding transcription factor yields MSHRIRHLSCLACRRKKVKCNRQYPCTRCLKYGEACTYDERDNRKKRHSLSYLHSLESQLARLESFIMTLKNSDPEGRDEMLKSVVFSDHLTEPNDQEVKSEGPIEYPVFLNVQDSKTVSFYGPTSAYDLSLPDITKDNKTTWNFQASYSPMVSECLKLFFRYQYSQFLFVYRESFLSDYYYNFHDGFYCTEHLIYAICAIGASMSDDENISRHSKSYYDASWQKLLEFGLDRSHLTSVQCLLCLGYYDIGMGNTSLGWLLSGLAFRMGQDLGFQLNPENWYIDNSPAISSADSDIRRRVFWGSYVADKFIGFIMGRPTMLKRSDASIPGSNQLPEFAGLEEFKLNVTDYMSLTDFSVCDAVALFVDLSDIADSILLNMFSPTSKNRATNINCVLSNLGKYNLELMNWHYKLPDTISWRTIDLKKDRIPNLCAVSLYYHLIRICLNRPFLSRKEVTANDLTPKTICTDSINEIVTVIRAHRTANGLRYSTLYIVYAAIVSCSVILLLRDMCTDSELLTLNNDMMFFIEVLKECSQTWKLAQRSIVLIENTLKGKTNSQSTSEFVSPISDTENGSSSQQVSEAKDIVEPSDVLDELQKFDLLPENDDNFQTFQAFYGGPPIILSPNLYEKKLNEKTL; encoded by the exons ATGTCTCATCGAATTCGACATTTGTC ATGTTTAGCTTGCCGTCGGAAGAAG GTAAAATGCAATCGACAGTATCCTTGCACTAGGTGTCTGAAGTATGGCGAGGCGTGTACTTATGATGAGCGAGACAATAGGAAGAAAAGGCACTCTCTTAGTTATCTTCATTCATTGGAAAGTCAGTTGGCTCGGCTGGAATCTTTTATTATGACTCTTAAAAATTCGGATCCTGAAGGACGAGATGAGATGTTAAAATCTGTAGTCTTTTCCGACCACCTTACAGAACCAAATGACCAAGAAGTTAAATCCGAAGGCCCAATTGAGTATCCTGTCTTTTTGAATGTTCAAGATTCGAAGACGGTATCCTTTTATGGACCGACAAGTGCCTATGATCTATCTTTGCCAGATATCACAAAAGACAACAAGACTACTTGGAATTTTCAAGCTTCTTATTCTCCCATGGTATCAGAATGCttaaagttgttttttAGGTATCAATATTCTCAATTTCTCTTTGTATACCGGGAGTCGTTCCTTTCAGACTACTATTACAATTTTCACGATGGCTTCTACTGCACTGAACATCTTATTTATGCAATTTGCGCTATTGGTGCCAGTATGTCAGATGACGAAAATATATCCCGCCATTCGAAGTCGTATTATGATGCTTCTTGGCAAAAACTTTTAGAATTTGGATTAGATCGCTCCCATTTAACTTCCGTTCAATGTCTGTTATGTCTGGGGTATTATGATATTGGGATGGGAAATACTTCACTTGGTTGGTTATTATCAGGCTTAGCCTTTCGAATGGGTCAAGACTTGGGCTTCCAGTTAAACCCAGAAAATTGGTATATCGACAATTCGCCTGCTATTTCCTCTGCAGATTCTGATATAAGGCGACGTGTTTTTTGGGGCAGTTATGTGGCTGATAAATTTATCGGCTTCATTATGGGGAGACCCACGATGTTAAAACGGTCGGACGCCAGTATTCCGGGATCTAATCAGTTGCCGGAATTTGCTGGGCTCGAAGAGTTTAAACTTAACGTAACAGATTATATGAGCTTGACGGACTTTTCTGTCTGTGATGCTGTAGCTCTGTTCGTTGACTTAAGTGACATTGCagattcaattttattaaatatgttTTCGCCTACTAGCAAGAATCGTGCCACTAATATCAATTGCGTTTTGAGTAATCTtggaaaatataatttagAGCTAATGAATTGGCACTATAAACTACCTGATACTATTAGTTGGAGAACcattgatttaaaaaaagatcgCATACCTAATCTTTGCGCTGTCAGCCTATACTACCACTTAATTCGCATTTGTTTGAATCGGCCATTCCTGTCCAGGAAAGAAGTGACCGCTAACGATCTTACACCAAAAACTATATGTACTGATTCCATCAACGAAATAGTAACTGTTATACGAGCACACCGTACTGCAAATGGCCTTCGATACTCGACACTATACATAGTGTATGCGGCGATTGTCAGTTGCAGTGTGATTCTACTACTTCGAGATATGTGTACTGATTCAGAGCTTTTGACATTGAATAACGATATGATGTTTTTCATTGAAGTTCTTAAAGAGTGCTCTCAAACTTGGAAATTGGCTCAAAGATCGATTGTTCTCATAGAAAACACACTGAAAGGAAAAACGAATAGTCAATCTACGTCTGAATTTGTATCTCCAATTAGCGATACTGAAAACGGCTCTTCATCTCAGCAGGTTAGCGAGGCTAAGGACATAGTAGAGCCATCGGACGTACTTGATGAATTACAGAAATTTGATTTGCTACCAGAAAACGATGACAACTTCCAAACATTTCAAGCATTTTATGGTGGACCTCCTATCATACTATCTCCGAATTTATACGAAAAGAAGCTCAATGAAAAAACCTTATAG
- a CDS encoding peptidase family M20 protein involved in glutathione catabolism translates to MTMKISVWSLLIVIGYHLWMSPVLAGPLNFGYLSWGQHSILEQDSVQLISHQSLLPAGDNLISLHKSLVEIESLGGNEVNVSDFLKSYLESKGLTVELQRVSSNPTVRDNVYAYLGSQRNTKVVLTSHIDTVNPFLPYYIEGDKIHGRGSCDAKSSVAAQIFAMLELMSEGKVQEGDLSLLFVVGEEIDGIGMKTVANKLNADWEVAIFGEPTENKLGVGHKGNFRFDVYAHGKACHSGYPQEGFSAIEFLLRQCVKLMDTDLPKSKLLGPSTINIGTIEGGAAANILAAEAKAEVFIRVAEDIETIRDIAEDLFDTEHSEIKVIQYSPPQYLDYDIPGMDTVVLAYATDIPYLSDRKMKIYLFGPGSIREAHGPNEYVTFSQLFEGLNGYKRMVMYNLR, encoded by the coding sequence ATGACAATGAAAATTTCTGTTTGGAGCCTTTTAATAGTTATCGGCTACCACCTTTGGATGTCACCCGTACTGGCGGGTCCCCTAAATTTTGGTTATTTGTCTTGGGGGCAACACTCCATACTTGAACAAGACTCTGTACAGCTTATTTCACATCAATCATTATTGCCAGCTGGCGACAACTTGATTTCTCTTCATAAATCTTTGGTTGAAATAGAATCTCTTGGTGGGAATGAAGTAAATGTGTCAGATTTCTTAAAATCCTACTTGGAGTCCAAGGGTTTAACCGTCGAATTGCAGCGTGTCTCCTCTAACCCGACTGTGCGAGACAACGTCTATGCATATCTAGGTAGTCAGAGAAACACCAAGGTTGTACTGACAAGCCATATCGACACTGTCAACCCTTTCTTACCCTACTACATTGAAGGCGATAAAATTCATGGTAGAGGTTCCTGTGACGCAAAAAGTTCAGTTGCTGCACAAATCTTTGCAATGTTGGAACTAATGTCAGAAGGAAAAGTTCAAGAAGGTGATCTTTCGCTGCTGTTTGTCGTAGGCGAAGAAATTGATGGTATCGGGATGAAAACCGTTGCTAATAAACTTAATGCTGATTGGGAGGTAGCTATATTTGGAGAGCCCACTGAAAACAAGTTGGGTGTAGGACACAAGGGTAACTTTAGGTTTGACGTTTATGCTCACGGCAAAGCTTGTCATTCTGGATATCCCCAAGAAGGATTTAGTGCCATTGAGTTTTTACTTCGACAATGTGTAAAGTTAATGGACACTGACTTACCAAAGTCTAAGTTGCTGGGGCCTAGCACTATTAACATTGGTACTATAGAAGGTGGCGCTGCCGCGAATATTCTTGCAGCTGAAGCAAAGGCTGAGGTATTTATTAGAGTTGCAGAAGATATAGAAACAATCCGTGATATAGCCGAGGATTTGTTCGACACCGAGCATTCTGAGATAAAAGTCATCCAATATTCACCTCCTCAATACCTCGATTATGATATACCCGGAATGGATACGGTTGTTTTAGCCTATGCTACTGATATACCATATTTAAGTGACaggaaaatgaagatatatttatttggaCCTGGTTCCATCCGCGAAGCTCATGGCCCAAACGAGTATGTTACATTTTCTCAACTCTTTGAGGGTCTGAATGGTTACAAACGCATGGTTATGTATAATTTACGTTAA
- a CDS encoding uncharacterized protein (Schizosaccharomyces pombe specific protein, similar to a region of alpha-galactosidase), whose product MVNPDKTSRVYCKYTCCGYVGSLDHDKQDAHVCKLGCQLFYGESCYKEMSNALNGTSRPIFLLSVPAIEVAQLQTLGEMSLKFLIKLIVKMTDCPRQSFSCSELITVLPTVQKLTF is encoded by the exons ATGGTGAATCCTGATAAAACCTCAAGAGTG TACTGTAAATATACTTGCTGTGGCTATGTAGGATCCCTCGATCATGATAAACAAGACGCTCACGTCTGCAAATTGGGTTGTCAATTATTTTACGGAGAATCTTGCTACAAAGAA ATGTCAAATGCCCTCAACGGAACTAGTCGtcccatttttttactctcAGTGCCTGCAATTGAGGTAGCACAATTACAAACTCTTGGAGAAATGtcgttaaaatttttaataaaattaattgtAAAGATGACTGATTGCCCACGTCAAAGCTTCAGCTGTAGTGAATTAATTACAGTTTTACCTACTGTTCAGAAATTGACATTTTAG
- the ctt1 gene encoding catalase, which translates to MNSKDSNTVPVYTTNTGCPIFNPMAAARVGKGGPVLLQDSHLIDVFQHFDRERIPERVVHAKGSGAFGEFECTDDITKYTKHTMFSKVGKKTPMVARFSTVGGERGTPDTARDPRGFALKFYTDEGIFDMVGNNTPVFFLRDPAKFPLFIHTQKRNPQNDMKDATMFWDYLSQNAESIHQVMILFSDLGGTPYSYRFMDGFSSHTYKFVNDKGEFYYCKWHFITNQGTKGLTNEEAAALDGSNPDHARQDLFEAIERGDYPSWTLYVQVMTPQEAEKYRYNIFDLTKVWPHKDVPMQRVGRFTLNQNPTNFFADIEQAGFSPSHMVPGIEVSADPVLQVRTFSYPDTHRHRLGANFEQIPVNSPKCPVFNYSRDGPMNVNGNQGNWPNYPSSIRPLAKVQYEPDEGHEKWVGQVTYHMDEITDVDFEQPRAFWQNVLGKKPGQQDNFVKNVAGHLSGAISPVRERQYGVFTRVDSELGRRIREATEAEVKKMEEKAPKPINKGEPHMFQGSS; encoded by the coding sequence ATGAACTCGAAAGACTCAAATACCGTCCCTGTTTACACCACCAACACCGGTTGTCCCATTTTTAACCCTATGGCTGCGGCTCGTGTGGGTAAGGGAGGTCCTGTCTTACTTCAAGATTCCCATTTAATCGACGTCTTTCAACACTTTGATCGCGAGCGTATTCCTGAACGTGTCGTCCATGCAAAGGGTTCCGGTGCTTTTGGTGAATTCGAATGCACCGACGACATTACCAAGTATACCAAACATACCATGTTTTCTAAGGTTGGTAAGAAAACCCCTATGGTTGCTCGTTTCTCCACCGTCGGTGGTGAAAGGGGTACTCCTGATACTGCTCGTGATCCTCGTGGGTTCGCATTAAAGTTCTACACCGATGAAGGTATTTTCGATATGGTTGGAAACAATACCCCTGTCTTCTTCCTTCGTGATCCCGCTAAATTCCCTCTCTTCATCCATACTCAGAAGCGTAACCCTCAAAATGATATGAAGGATGCTACTATGTTTTGGGATTACCTTTCTCAAAACGCAGAGTCCATCCATCAAGTTATGATTCTTTTCTCTGACTTGGGTGGTACCCCTTATAGCTACCGTTTCATGGATGGCTTTTCCAGTCATACCTACAAATTTGTTAATGATAAGGGTGAATTCTACTATTGCAAATGGCATTTCATTACTAATCAAGGAACCAAGGGTTTAACAAATGAAGAAGCCGCTGCATTGGATGGATCCAATCCCGACCATGCTCGTCAAGATCTTTTCGAAGCTATTGAACGTGGTGATTACCCCAGTTGGACGCTTTACGTTCAAGTTATGACCCCTCAGGAGGCTGAAAAATATCGCTACAACATTTTCGATCTTACTAAGGTCTGGCCTCATAAGGACGTACCAATGCAAAGGGTTGGACGCTTTACCTTGAATCAGAATCCTACCAATTTCTTTGCAGATATCGAGCAGGCTGGGTTCTCTCCTTCTCATATGGTTCCTGGTATTGAAGTCTCAGCGGATCCTGTTTTGCAAGTACGTACATTTTCCTATCCTGATACCCACCGCCATCGTTTGGGTGCTAATTTCGAGCAAATTCCCGTCAATTCTCCTAAGTGTCCTGTCTTTAACTATTCTCGTGACGGCCCTATGAATGTCAATGGAAACCAAGGAAATTGGCCAAACTATCCATCCTCAATCCGACCACTTGCTAAAGTTCAATATGAGCCTGACGAAGGTCACGAAAAGTGGGTAGGTCAAGTTACTTACCATATGGACGAAATTACCGACGTTGATTTTGAGCAACCTAGAGCGTTTTGGCAAAATGTTTTGGGCAAGAAACCTGGACAGCAAGATAACTTTGTTAAGAACGTTGCCGGTCACTTGTCTGGTGCTATATCTCCTGTACGTGAACGCCAATACGGTGTATTTACTCGTGTTGATTCAGAGCTTGGTCGCCGTATTCGTGAGGCTACTGAAGCTGAAGTGAAGAAGATGGAAGAAAAAGCCCCCAAGCCAATTAACAAGGGCGAACCCCATATGTTCCAAGGAAGCTCATAA
- the cox14 gene encoding cytochrome c oxidase assembly protein Cox14 encodes MNRNRIYDIVQKGSVSILIFGTVGGTVLLGQSYYSHRQRRLAALQEFQQREKIKEEGFAEDEFNQLALK; translated from the exons ATGAACAGAAATCGAATTTACGACATTGTACAAAAGGGATCGGTATCGATTCTAATTTTCGGCACTGTTGGAGGCACTGTTCTTCTTGGCCAATCTTATTATTCTCATAGGCAACGGCGTTTAGCAGCATTGCAAGAGTTTCAACAG AGAGAAAagataaaagaagaaggattTGCAGAGGATGAATTTAATCAACTCGCCCTcaagtaa
- the rrp45 gene encoding exosome subunit Rrp45: MSRHLETSLNNKEFVLNSLEKGLRLDGRQLSDFRSLEIQFGKEYGQVDVSFGHTRVMARITTEITKPYTDRPFDGIFSITTELTPLAYSAFEAGRVSDQEIVISRLIEKAVRRSNALDTESLCIISGQKCWHVRASVHFINHDGNLVDAACIAVIAALCHFRRPELTVVGEEVTVHPVEERVPVPLSILHMPICVTFSFFNNGELAIVDATLEEEDLCNGSMTITLNKNREVCQIYKAGGIIIDPSKIISCAKTAFDIAVSVCSVIQQALDEDLRKKETQYLGGSAENERS, encoded by the exons atgtcaaGGCATCTGGAAACCTCCcttaataataaagaatttgttttaaattctcTAGAGAAAGGTCTTCGATTAGATGGTCGACAGCTGTCAGATTTCAGATCTTTGGAAATTCAATTTGGAAAGGAATATGGACAAGTAGATGTTTCATTTGGTCATACAAG AGTTATGGCCAGGATCACAACTGAAATTACAAAACCATATACAGACAGGCCATTTGATGGCATCTTTTCTATTACTACTGAACTCACTCCTTTGGCATATTCTGCATTTGAAGCTGGAAG AGTTTCTGATCAGGAAATTGTTATTTCCAGACTAATTGAAAAAGCGGTCCGCCGATCCAATGCATTGGATACGGAGTCCTTATGTATAATATCCGGTCAAAAGTGTTGGCACGTTCGTGCTTCGGtccattttattaatcaTGATGGAAATTTAGTTGATGCCGCTTGTATCGCAGTAATAGCTGCTCTTTGTCATTTTCGCCGACCTGAGCTTACTGTTGTGGGTGAGGAAGTGACAGTACATCCAGTAGAAGAGCGTGTACCCGTTCCTCTTTCCATATTGCATATGCCTATATGCGTGACCTTCAGTTTCTTCAATAATGGCGAATTAGCGATTGTTGACGCTACTTTAGAGGAAGAGGATTTGTGCAACGGAAGTATGACTATTACACTCAACAAAAATCGAGAAGTCTGTCAAATATACAAAGCGGGAGGTATTATCATCGATCCTTCTAAAATTATATCTTGTGCTAAGACCGCATTTGATATAGCTGTTTCGGTTTGTTCTGTTATTCAACAAGCTTTAGATGAAGATTTACGGAAAAAAGAGACACAGTATTTAGGAGGTTCGGCAGAGAACGAGCGGTCATAA
- the rnc1 gene encoding RNA-binding protein Rnc1: MAYNHFSIPKNIEEKENSFFDVTFQDEPDETTSTATGIAKVSIPTPKPSTPLSTLTNGSTIQQSMTNQPEPTSQVPPISAKPPMDDATYATQQLTLRALLSTREAGIIIGKAGKNVAELRSTTNVKAGVTKAVPNVHDRVLTISGPLENVVRAYRFIIDIFAKNSTNPDGTPSDANTPRKLRLLIAHSLMGSIIGRNGLRIKLIQDKCSCRMIASKDMLPQSTERTVEIHGTVDNLHAAIWEIGKCLIDDWERGAGTVFYNPVSRLTQPLPSLASTASPQQVSPPAAPSTTSGEAIPENFVSYGAQVFPATQMPFLQQPKVTQNISIPADMVGCIIGRGGSKISEIRRTSGSKISIAKEPHDETGERMFTITGTHEENEKALFLLYQQLEMEKDRRSH, from the coding sequence ATGGCTTACAATCACTTCAGCATTCCTAAAAACATCGAGGAAAAAGAgaactctttttttgacGTAACGTTTCAAGACGAACCCGACGAAACCACTTCTACTGCTACTGGCATTGCTAAAGTTTCCATACCTACTCCAAAGCCCTCTACACCTCTATCGACTCTTACTAACGGTTCTACTATTCAACAGTCCATGACCAACCAACCCGAACCAACGTCTCAAGTGCCTCCCATCTCTGCCAAGCCACCGATGGATGATGCCACCTATGCTACTCAACAACTTACCTTGAGAGCCTTACTTTCTACTCGTGAAGCTGGTATCATTATTGGTAAAGCTGGAAAAAACGTTGCCGAACTCAGAAGCACTACAAATGTCAAGGCCGGCGTTACCAAGGCTGTTCCTAATGTTCATGATCGTGTTTTAACTATTAGTGGACCACTAGAGAATGTTGTTCGCGCTTATAGATTCATCATCGATATTTTTGCCAAGAACAGTACTAACCCTGATGGTACACCTTCCGACGCCAACACACCTCGCAAACTTCGTCTTTTGATCGCCCATTCTCTGATGGGTAGTATTATTGGCCGCAATGGTTTGCGTATCAAGCTTATTCAGGACAAATGTAGTTGCCGTATGATTGCTTCCAAAGACATGCTTCCACAGTCTACTGAGCGTACAGTTGAAATCCATGGTACAGTCGATAATCTTCATGCTGCCATTTGGGAAATTGGCAAATGCTTAATTGATGACTGGGAGCGTGGCGCCGGTACCGTTTTCTATAATCCCGTTTCTCGTTTGACTCAACCTCTTCCTTCTCTTGCGTCGACTGCATCTCCTCAACAAGTCTCCCCTCCAGCAGCTCCCTCCACGACTTCTGGTGAAGCTATCCCCGAAAACTTTGTTTCTTACGGTGCTCAAGTCTTTCCAGCTACCCAAATGCCTTTCTTGCAGCAACCTAAGGTTACCCAAAATATTAGCATTCCCGCAGATATGGTTGGTTGTATAATAGGTCGTGGAGGATCTAAGATTTCGGAAATCCGTCGTACCAGCGGTAGCAAGATTTCCATTGCCAAAGAACCTCATGATGAGACAGGCGAACGTATGTTCACCATTACAGGTACACACGAGGAAAATGAGAAAGCCCTTTTCTTACTCTACCAGCAATtagaaatggaaaaagatCGTCGTTCTCATTAA
- the vph2 gene encoding V-ATPase assembly protein: MLYRLSEKQQTDLRCNKLTVDGFELVKMLKELRLHNRNINFLEFLRGVQIVPSDSVFLGEIDENSHTQDNTTTSILKEKELYDGIPLLPSMAGVSMDPEREKKSELRLMKNQISAIINILFTVVGTVTAVWYCTSSLSIEKKIALCAFSAILVLVADTFLYVRYLSAQPVRTSKNHTRQIIYTWTTNDPVLQSNEQLAIELGAIPSLKEKKNQ; the protein is encoded by the exons ATGCTGTACAGGCTCTCCGAAAAACAGCAGACAGACTTACGGTGTAATAAATTAACTGTCGATGGATTTGAGCTggtaaaaatgttaaagGAATTACGATTACATAACAGGaatatcaattttttggaatttctTCGAGGTGTACAGATTGTGCCGAGCGACAGTGTCTTCTTGGGcgaaattgatgaaaacaGCCATACTCAAGACAATACAACTACTTCTATCTTAAAGGAGAAAGAGCTATATGATGGTATTCCTCTGCTTCCATCAATGGCAGGCGTATCCATGGACCCtgagagagaaaaaaaatcagagTTACGACTAATGAAAAACCAAATCAGCGCTATAATCAATATACTCTTCACAGTAGTAGGAACGGTGACCGCTGTTTGGTACTGCACTTCATCTTTATCTATTGAAAAG aaaattgCGCTATGTGCGTTTTCAGCAATCTTGGTTCTAGTAGCAGATACGTTTCTTTATGTCCGCTATCTATCTGCACAACCCGTACGAACTTCAAAGAATCATACTCGACaaataatatatacatGGACAACAAATGACCCTGTTCTACAGTCAAATGAGCAGCTAGCTATAGAACTGGGAGCCATTCCATctttgaaggaaaaaaagaaccaATAA
- a CDS encoding transporter translates to MEQQSNLEKDLSVSSFLDEKEKSGYKQSVRLVSNDPSASPAATHKPPFISAALMLLNNTILCISFTIVVPTSERFVQHLGGGNGLSGVIIGLPTITALVLLYPMLRFSTPKAAKGYTIYRRPYTMSCISCIIGHIMYALADKAKSVALILVSRIFTGVACTMFLYHKRYFTDKALISIKYRTSMGVVNSVMATLGLTAGPFIGGLMAKSSMKSQSDIWNEYTSGNWLMAFIWVGLFLFGFACFREVLSPQTDVKEEVVEEKHVINDVKQDTNSKLGFVGCLVIFVVAFSGFSAYFLLNAYQASVPIYTSMLYNYSSFQAGNFLSLAGIINVPLLLIFSYLTRYLTDRDIILLGCCLNIVCMVIHITIHYTGKEFVQPYFIIYTLVFFGSSIANSPSVSLLTKVLHPKYHLIGNVAVQISISLSDTVGAIFGGAFRSFSPVVFFAVCLILNVMSVLALLIIWKKLKVKLRLA, encoded by the coding sequence ATGGAGCAACAAAgtaatttagaaaaagacCTCTCGGTCTCATCCTTTCTtgatgaaaaggaaaagtcGGGATACAAGCAATCTGTAAGATTAGTTTCCAATGACCCTTCTGCCTCACCGGCTGCTACGCATAAACCACCGTTCATCAGTGCGGCTTTGATGCTGTTAAATAACACAATTCTTTGCATTTCATTCACCATTGTCGTTCCTACGTCCGAGAGATTTGTCCAACATCTGGGGGGAGGAAATGGTTTGTCCGGTGTAATTATCGGATTGCCCACAATCACTGCCCTTGTGTTGCTGTATCCCATGTTGAGATTCTCGACTCCGAAAGCTGCCAAGGGATATACGATTTATAGAAGACCATATACAATGTCGTGTATAAGCTGCATTATTGGTCATATCATGTATGCACTCGCAGATAAAGCCAAAAGTGTGGCCTTGATTCTTGTGAGTCGTATTTTTACGGGTGTTGCGTGTACCATGTTTTTATACCACAAGCGCTATTTCACAGATAAAGCCTTGATCAGCATCAAATATAGAACGTCGATGGGTGTGGTCAACTCAGTCATGGCAACGCTTGGTTTGACAGCTGGTCCATTCATCGGAGGATTAATGGCCAAGTCTTCAATGAAGTCTCAAAGCGATATCTGGAATGAATATACTTCGGGTAACTGGCTAATGGCTTTCATTTGGGTAGGcttgtttttgtttggcTTTGCTTGTTTCCGGGAGGTTTTGAGCCCGCAAACGGACGTAAAGGAAGAAGTAGTCGAAGAGAAGCATGTCATTAATGATGTCAAACAGGATACCAATTCAAAACTAGGATTTGTGGGGTGTCTTGTTATTTTCGTTGTCGCTTTCTCTGGCTTCTCTGCTTACTTTCTATTAAATGCATACCAAGCATCTGTTCCAATTTACACTTCTATGCtttataattattcatCCTTCCAAGCAGGTAACTTCCTTTCTTTGGCTGGAATTATCAACGTACCCTtgcttttaatattttcctATTTGACGCGTTACTTGACTGACAGAGATATCATATTGTTGGGTTGTTGTTTAAACATCGTATGCATGGTTATTCATATAACTATTCACTATACAGGCAAGGAATTCGTACAACCttactttattatttacacccttgttttttttggatcTTCTATTGCTAATTCCCCTTCGGTCTCTTTATTGACAAAGGTTTTACATCCTAAGTACCACCTGATAGGTAACGTCGCTGTGCAAATATCAATTTCCTTATCCGACACAGTTGGTGCTATCTTTGGCGGTGCATTTCGCTCGTTCTCACctgttgttttttttgcgGTATGCTTAATATTAAACGTTATGTCTGTGCTTGCACTATTGATTATATGGAAGAAACTTAAGGTCAAGTTGCGCCTTGCATAA